One stretch of Pseudomonas fluorescens Q2-87 DNA includes these proteins:
- the narI gene encoding respiratory nitrate reductase subunit gamma gives MSKWDLLLFGVYPYVALAICLLGSWARFDLAQYTWKAGSSQMLNKRGMRVASNLFHVGVLFVLAGHFVGLLTPSAIYHHVLSTENKQLLAMVSGGFFGVLGLIGLVMLLNRRLTDPRVRATSNPSDILVLVVLLVQLVLGLMTIVASTAHMDGSVMVMLADWAQNTVLLRPVEAATSMAPVGLVYKLHVLLGLTLFVLFPFTRLVHIISAPVWYLGRRYQIVRQKF, from the coding sequence ATGTCTAAATGGGATCTGTTGTTGTTCGGGGTCTACCCCTACGTCGCCCTGGCGATCTGCCTGCTCGGCAGTTGGGCACGGTTTGACTTGGCCCAGTACACCTGGAAGGCCGGTTCCAGCCAGATGCTCAACAAGCGCGGCATGCGCGTGGCGAGCAACCTGTTCCACGTCGGCGTGCTGTTCGTGCTGGCCGGCCACTTCGTCGGCCTGCTGACGCCGTCGGCGATCTACCACCATGTGCTGAGCACCGAGAACAAGCAGCTGCTGGCGATGGTCTCCGGTGGTTTCTTCGGCGTGCTCGGCCTGATCGGCCTGGTGATGCTGCTCAACCGCCGCCTGACCGACCCACGGGTCCGCGCCACGTCCAATCCCTCGGACATCCTGGTGCTGGTGGTGTTGCTGGTGCAACTGGTGCTGGGGCTGATGACCATCGTCGCATCCACCGCCCATATGGACGGCTCGGTGATGGTGATGCTGGCCGACTGGGCCCAGAACACCGTGCTGCTGCGTCCAGTGGAAGCGGCCACGTCGATGGCACCGGTGGGCCTGGTCTACAAGCTCCATGTGCTGCTGGGCCTGACCCTGTTCGTATTGTTCCCGTTCACCCGTCTCGTGCACATCATCAGTGCGCCGGTCTGGTACTTGGGGCGTCGTTATCAAATCGTTCGGCAGAAGTTTTGA
- the narJ gene encoding nitrate reductase molybdenum cofactor assembly chaperone, giving the protein MRILKVISLLLDYPTETLVAGRDELEQAILQAREISPQQRAGLFELLELICGKDLMDGQEHYGALFGRGRSLSLLLFEHVHGESRDRGQAMVDMMAQYEEAGFAIGVKELPDYIPLYLEFLSTREDIEAREGLADVAHLLALLAARLEERESAYASCFRALLQIAGAEPQGAVAELREQVKAEPRDDSLEALDKIWEEEQVDFMKAEQQDRCSSLPSAPGKARDESAVPLHWVDFQHEGLAAAPAAEVGNV; this is encoded by the coding sequence ATGCGCATTCTCAAGGTGATTTCATTGCTGCTCGATTACCCGACTGAGACCTTGGTGGCCGGTCGTGACGAGCTGGAACAGGCGATTCTCCAGGCACGGGAAATCAGTCCCCAGCAGCGCGCCGGCTTGTTCGAATTGCTGGAACTGATCTGCGGCAAGGACTTGATGGACGGCCAGGAACACTACGGCGCGCTGTTCGGCCGGGGCCGTTCGCTGTCGCTGTTGCTGTTCGAACACGTCCACGGTGAGTCCCGCGACCGTGGCCAGGCCATGGTGGACATGATGGCCCAGTACGAAGAGGCTGGTTTCGCGATCGGCGTCAAGGAACTGCCCGATTACATCCCGCTGTACCTGGAGTTTCTCTCCACCCGCGAAGACATCGAGGCCCGCGAGGGCCTGGCCGATGTCGCGCACTTGCTGGCCTTGCTTGCGGCGCGCCTGGAAGAGCGTGAAAGCGCCTACGCCAGTTGCTTTCGGGCCTTGTTGCAAATCGCCGGGGCCGAACCCCAGGGCGCGGTCGCCGAATTGCGCGAGCAGGTCAAGGCCGAGCCACGGGACGACTCCCTCGAAGCCCTGGACAAGATCTGGGAAGAAGAGCAGGTGGATTTCATGAAGGCCGAACAACAGGACCGTTGCAGTTCACTGCCCAGCGCGCCAGGCAAGGCGCGGGACGAAAGTGCGGTGCCGTTGCACTGGGTGGATTTTCAGCATGAAGGGCTGGCCGCAGCGCCAGCCGCGGAGGTGGGCAATGTCTAA
- the narH gene encoding nitrate reductase subunit beta produces the protein MKIRSQIGMVLNLDKCIGCHTCSITCKNVWTSREGMEYAWFNNVESKPGIGYPKEWENQDKWKGGWVRNADGSINPRIGGKFRVLANIFANPDLPGLDDYYEPFDFDYQHLHTAPLGEHQPTARPRSVVSGKRMEKIEWGPNWEEILGTEFAKRRKDKNFDQIQADIYGEYENTFMMYLPRLCEHCLNPTCAASCPSGAIYKREEDGIVLIDQEKCRGWRMCISGCPYKKIYFNWKSGKSEKCIFCYPRIEAGMPTVCAETCVGRIRYLGVLLYDADRISEVASTPNEQDLYEKQLEIFLDPNDPAVIRQALADGVPQSVIDSAQRSPVYKMAVDWKLALPLHPEYRTLPMVWYVPPLSPIQNAAEAGTVGMNGVIPDVDSLRIPLRYLANMLTAGDEKPVKHALKRLLAMRAYKRSEQVDGVQDLQVLADVGLSVNQVEEMYRYLAIANYEDRFVVPSAHREDAMSDAFAERSGCGFSFGSGCSGSSDTNMFGGKKANRRDVIKTVQLWEE, from the coding sequence ATGAAGATTCGCTCACAAATCGGCATGGTCCTGAACCTGGACAAATGCATCGGCTGCCACACTTGCTCGATCACCTGCAAAAACGTCTGGACCAGCCGCGAAGGTATGGAGTACGCCTGGTTCAACAACGTTGAATCCAAGCCCGGCATTGGCTATCCGAAAGAATGGGAAAACCAGGACAAGTGGAAGGGCGGCTGGGTTCGCAATGCCGACGGGTCGATCAACCCGCGCATCGGCGGCAAGTTCCGCGTGTTGGCGAACATCTTCGCCAACCCGGACCTGCCAGGCCTGGACGATTACTACGAACCGTTCGACTTCGATTACCAGCACCTGCACACCGCGCCACTGGGTGAGCACCAGCCCACCGCGCGGCCGCGTTCGGTGGTGTCCGGCAAGCGCATGGAGAAGATCGAGTGGGGCCCGAACTGGGAAGAAATCCTGGGCACTGAATTCGCCAAGCGCCGCAAGGACAAGAACTTCGACCAGATCCAGGCGGACATCTACGGCGAGTACGAAAACACGTTCATGATGTACCTGCCGCGCCTGTGCGAGCACTGCCTGAACCCGACGTGCGCGGCATCGTGCCCGAGCGGCGCGATCTACAAGCGCGAGGAGGACGGCATTGTCCTGATCGACCAGGAAAAGTGCCGGGGCTGGCGCATGTGCATCAGCGGCTGCCCGTACAAGAAGATCTACTTCAACTGGAAGAGCGGCAAGTCGGAAAAATGCATTTTCTGCTACCCGCGCATCGAAGCGGGCATGCCGACCGTTTGCGCGGAAACCTGCGTGGGTCGCATTCGCTACCTCGGCGTGTTGCTGTATGACGCCGACCGTATCAGCGAAGTGGCGAGTACCCCCAACGAGCAGGACCTGTACGAGAAGCAGCTGGAAATTTTCCTCGACCCGAACGATCCGGCGGTGATTCGCCAGGCCCTGGCCGATGGCGTGCCGCAGTCGGTGATCGATTCGGCGCAACGCTCGCCGGTCTACAAAATGGCCGTGGACTGGAAACTCGCGCTGCCGCTGCACCCGGAATACCGCACCTTGCCAATGGTTTGGTACGTGCCGCCACTGTCGCCAATCCAGAACGCCGCCGAAGCCGGCACCGTGGGCATGAACGGGGTGATCCCGGATGTCGACAGCCTGCGCATCCCGCTGCGTTACCTGGCGAACATGCTCACCGCCGGCGATGAAAAACCGGTCAAGCATGCCCTCAAGCGTCTGCTGGCGATGCGCGCCTACAAGCGTTCCGAACAGGTCGACGGTGTGCAGGATCTGCAAGTGCTGGCCGACGTCGGCTTGAGCGTGAACCAGGTGGAAGAGATGTACCGCTACCTGGCCATCGCCAACTACGAAGACCGTTTTGTCGTGCCAAGCGCTCACCGCGAAGACGCCATGAGCGATGCGTTTGCCGAACGTTCCGGTTGTGGTTTCAGCTTCGGCAGCGGTTGCAGCGGCAGCTCCGACACCAACATGTTCGGTGGCAAGAAGGCCAACCGCCGCGACGTGATCAAGACCGTGCAGTTGTGGGAGGAATGA